The following proteins are co-located in the Festucalex cinctus isolate MCC-2025b chromosome 15, RoL_Fcin_1.0, whole genome shotgun sequence genome:
- the plrg1 gene encoding pleiotropic regulator 1 gives MTEDVQKHSVHTLVFRSLKRTHDMFVADQAKYVALDDQSHKLKMAVKLKADYDAVLHMPVLKEAKERVAQQPAGAARLQIGYTQPASDDPEYVITGTHAYPSGPGVALTADTKIHRNPSEAGVHSVALALPPSQASQDASRTAAGVAEIHRHAGAAERSNPPSSTALAVVEGGGSRTSSLLRRAPTMPKPQWHPPWKLFRVISGHLGWVRSIAVEPGNQWFVTGSADRTIKIWDLASGKLKLSLTGHISTVRGVAVSSRSPYLFSCGEDKQVKCWDLEYNKVIRHYHGHLSAVYGLDLHPTIDVLLTCSRDATARVWDIRSKANAHTLTGHTNTVATVRCQAAEPQVITGSHDSTIRLWDLIAGKTRATLTNHKKSVRSVVLHPQQYTLASGSADNIKQWMFPDGKFIQNLSGHNAIINTLAVTSDGVLVSGADNGTIHMWDWRTGYNFQRIHAAVQPGSLDSESGIFACVFDNSERRLITAEADKTVKVYKEDDAATEESHPVNWKPEILKRKRF, from the exons ATGACTGAG GACGTCCAGAAGCACTCTGTGCACACGCTGGTCTTTCGCTCACTGAAGAGGACTCATGACATGTTTGTGGCCGACCAAGCCAAGTACGTTGCATTGGACGACCAAAG TCACAAGCTGAAGATGGCGGTGAAATTGAAGGCCGACTACGACGCGGTGCTGCACATGCCCGTCTTGAAGGAAGCCAAAGAGCGAGTGGCGCAGCAGCCCGCCGGCGCCGCGCGGCTGCAGATCGGCTACACGCAGCCGG CGTCCGATGACCCGGAGTACGTCATCACCGGGACACATGCTTACCCGTCTGGACCCG GAGTGGCGCTGACGGCCGACACCAAGATCCACAGGAACCCCAGCGAGGCCGGCGTCCACTCGGTGGCGCTGGCGCTGCCGCCGTCGCAGGCCAG CCAAGATGCCAGTCGCACCGCCGCCGGCGTGGCGGAGATCCATCGGCACGCCGGGGCAGCGGAGCGGTCTAACCCGCCTTCCTCCACTGCGCTG GCAGTCGTGGAAGGCGGCGGCAGCAGAACGTCGTCGCTGCTGAGGCGAGCGCCCACCATGCCCAAGCCTCAGTGGCACCCGCCCTGGAAACTCTTTCGG GTGATCAGCGGTCACCTGGGCTGGGTGCGCTCCATCGCCGTGGAGCCCGGCAACCAGTGGTTTGTCACCGGCTCTGCTGACAGGACCATCAAG ATTTGGGACCTGGCCAGCGGGAAGCTGAAGCTGTCGCTGACGGGCCACATCAGCACGGTTCGCGGCGTGGCGGTGAGCAGCCGCAGCCCGTACCTCTTCTCCTGCGGCGAGGACAAGCAGGTCAAGTGCTGGGATCTGGAGTACAACAAG GTGATTCGCCACTACCACGGACACCTGAGCGCCGTGTACGGCCTGGACCTGCACCCCACCATCGACGTGCTGCTCACGTGCAGCCGAGACGCCACCGCCAGA gtgtGGGACATCCGATCGAAAGCGAACGCGCACACGCTGACGGGCCACACCAACACGGTGGCCACCGTCCGCTGCCAAGCCGCCGAGCCGCAAGTCATCACCG GCAGCCACGACTCCACCATCAGGTTGTGGGACTTGATCGCGGGCAAGACGCGAGCCACCCTGACCAACCACAAGAAGTCCGTCAGGAGCGTCGTGCTGCATCCGCAACA GTACACGTTGGCGTCGGGTTCGGCGGACAACATCAAGCAGTGGATGTTCCCGGACGGAAAGTTCATCCAGAACCTGTCGGGACACAACGCCATCATCAACACGCTGGCCGTCACCTCGGACGGCGTCCTGGTGTCCGGAG CCGACAACGGGACCATCCACATGTGGGACTGGCGAACGGGCTACAACTTCCAGCGCATCCACGCCGCCGTGCAGCCGGGCTCCCTGGACAGCGAGTCGGGCATCTTCGCGTGCGTCTTCGACAACTCGGAACGACGCCTCATCACCGCCGAGGCCGACAAGACCGTCAAAGTCTACAAAGAGGACGACGCCGCC